One segment of Bacteroides caecimuris DNA contains the following:
- a CDS encoding polyprenyl synthetase family protein, with protein MDSISLIRTPIEAELRDFKALFDSSLSSSNALLDSVVSHIRQRNGKMMRPVLVLLVARLYGAICPSTLHAAVSLELLHTASLVHDDVVDESTERRGQLSVNAIFNNKVAVLTGDYLLATSLVHAELTNSHRIIQLVSTLGQDLADGELLQLSNVSNHSFSEEVYFDVIRKKTAALFAACTKAAAFSVGVGEGEAELARLLGEYIGICFQIKDDIFDYFDNREIGKPTGNDMLEGKLTLPALYVLNTTKNDEAQELAIKVKEGTATPDEIARLISFIKENGGIEYAVQTMNVYKQKAFDLLASLPESDICVALRAYLDYVVDREK; from the coding sequence ATGGACAGCATCTCACTCATCAGAACTCCGATTGAAGCAGAACTGAGAGACTTCAAGGCACTTTTTGATAGTTCTCTTTCCAGTTCAAATGCATTGCTCGATAGCGTTGTATCTCACATACGGCAGAGGAATGGCAAGATGATGCGTCCTGTTCTTGTTTTGTTGGTAGCACGTCTTTATGGGGCTATATGTCCTTCCACTCTTCATGCGGCTGTTTCATTGGAACTCCTTCATACAGCCAGTTTGGTACATGACGATGTCGTGGATGAAAGTACCGAACGCCGTGGACAACTCTCAGTAAATGCTATCTTTAATAATAAAGTAGCCGTGCTGACGGGCGACTATCTGCTGGCAACCAGTCTGGTGCATGCCGAACTGACGAACAGCCACCGCATTATTCAACTGGTGTCCACTCTTGGGCAGGATCTTGCTGACGGTGAGTTGCTTCAGCTTTCGAATGTAAGTAATCATAGCTTTTCTGAGGAGGTTTACTTTGATGTAATCCGTAAGAAGACCGCTGCTCTTTTTGCCGCCTGTACGAAAGCTGCCGCTTTTTCGGTAGGTGTAGGGGAGGGAGAAGCCGAACTGGCTCGTTTGTTGGGCGAATATATTGGTATCTGCTTCCAGATAAAAGATGATATTTTCGATTACTTTGATAATAGAGAGATTGGCAAACCGACAGGTAATGATATGCTTGAAGGTAAACTGACATTGCCCGCTTTGTATGTATTGAACACGACAAAAAATGATGAGGCGCAAGAATTGGCAATCAAGGTAAAGGAGGGTACAGCTACTCCCGATGAAATTGCCCGTTTGATCTCGTTTATCAAAGAAAACGGGGGTATTGAATATGCCGTTCAGACGATGAATGTCTATAAGCAAAAGGCTTTTGATTTACTGGCTTCTTTGCCGGAATCTGATATTTGTGTAGCTCTTCGGGCTTACTTGGATTACGTGGTAGACCGCGAAAAATAA
- the deoC gene encoding deoxyribose-phosphate aldolase — MEENNSQPNKYKAALAKYNTNLSDADIQAHVAELIEKKVPENNTEDVKKFLFNCIDLTTLNSTDSDESVMHFTEKVNQFDDEYPDLKNVAAICVYPNFAAIVKNTLEVDGVNIACVSGGFPSSQTFIEVKVAETALAIADGADEIDIVISIGKFLSGDYEGMCEEIQELKEVCKERHLKVILETGALKSASNIKKASILSMYSGADFIKTSTGKQQPAATPEAAYVMCEAIKEYYQKTGNKIGFKPAGGINTVNDAIIYYTIVKEVLGEEWLDNQLFRLGTSRLANLLLSDIKGEEIKFF, encoded by the coding sequence ATGGAAGAGAATAACTCACAGCCCAACAAGTACAAAGCCGCATTGGCAAAGTATAATACCAATCTGAGCGATGCAGATATTCAAGCTCACGTAGCTGAATTGATTGAGAAAAAAGTGCCGGAGAACAACACGGAAGACGTTAAGAAATTCCTGTTCAACTGCATTGATCTAACCACCCTGAACAGTACGGACAGCGACGAAAGCGTGATGCACTTTACTGAAAAAGTCAATCAGTTTGACGACGAATATCCTGATCTGAAAAACGTAGCAGCCATCTGCGTGTACCCCAACTTTGCAGCCATCGTTAAAAACACGCTGGAAGTAGACGGAGTCAATATCGCCTGTGTATCAGGAGGTTTTCCCTCTTCACAAACATTCATTGAAGTGAAAGTGGCAGAAACAGCACTTGCCATTGCAGACGGTGCAGACGAAATAGATATTGTGATTTCCATCGGCAAGTTCCTTAGCGGAGACTACGAAGGAATGTGCGAAGAAATACAAGAACTAAAAGAAGTTTGCAAGGAACGCCACCTCAAAGTAATCCTCGAAACAGGCGCATTAAAGAGTGCTTCCAACATCAAGAAAGCCTCTATCCTATCCATGTATTCGGGCGCAGACTTCATCAAGACGTCTACCGGAAAGCAGCAGCCTGCCGCCACGCCGGAAGCCGCTTATGTGATGTGTGAAGCTATCAAAGAATACTATCAGAAGACAGGAAACAAGATTGGATTCAAACCGGCAGGTGGTATCAACACCGTTAACGATGCGATTATTTACTACACTATTGTAAAAGAAGTATTAGGTGAAGAATGGCTTGACAACCAACTGTTCCGCTTGGGAACCAGCCGTTTAGCCAACCTCCTCCTTTCCGATATCAAAGGTGAGGAAATCAAGTTCTTCTAA
- a CDS encoding nucleotide pyrophosphohydrolase, translating into MTLEEAQKQVDQWVKTYGVRYFSELTNMAVLTEEVGELARVMARKYGDQSFKEGEKDNIDEEIADVLWVLLCIANQTGVDITDAFRKSIEKKTKRDNKRHINNPKLKDHGRE; encoded by the coding sequence ATGACTCTGGAAGAAGCACAGAAACAAGTGGACCAATGGGTGAAAACATACGGTGTCCGCTACTTCAGCGAGTTGACCAATATGGCAGTCCTGACGGAAGAAGTAGGAGAACTGGCGCGTGTCATGGCCCGCAAATATGGCGATCAATCCTTTAAGGAAGGAGAAAAAGACAACATAGATGAAGAGATAGCAGACGTCTTATGGGTGCTTCTCTGCATCGCCAACCAGACGGGAGTAGACATCACCGATGCCTTCCGGAAAAGCATAGAGAAAAAAACGAAACGAGATAATAAAAGACATATCAACAATCCAAAACTGAAAGATCATGGAAGAGAATAA
- the dtd gene encoding D-aminoacyl-tRNA deacylase encodes MRIVIQRVSHASVTIEGHCKSSIGKGMLILVGIEESDGQEDIDWLCKKIVNLRIFDDENGVMNKSILEDGGEILVISQFTLHASTRKGNRPSYIKAAKPDVSIPLYEQFCKDLSDALGKEIGTGTFGADMKVELLNDGPVTICMDTKNKE; translated from the coding sequence ATGCGAATAGTCATACAACGGGTAAGCCATGCGTCAGTAACCATTGAAGGACACTGCAAATCGTCCATCGGAAAAGGGATGCTGATATTAGTTGGCATCGAAGAATCAGACGGACAGGAAGACATCGACTGGCTCTGCAAAAAGATAGTAAATCTACGTATCTTCGACGATGAAAATGGGGTGATGAACAAGTCTATTTTAGAAGATGGAGGCGAAATTTTAGTTATCAGCCAGTTCACGCTACACGCTTCTACCAGAAAGGGGAATCGCCCTTCCTACATCAAAGCTGCCAAACCGGATGTCTCTATCCCACTCTACGAGCAATTCTGCAAAGATTTAAGCGATGCACTGGGAAAAGAAATAGGCACAGGAACCTTCGGAGCAGACATGAAAGTTGAACTTTTAAACGACGGTCCTGTTACTATATGCATGGATACCAAAAACAAAGAATAG
- the uvrC gene encoding excinuclease ABC subunit UvrC — MNAEMESRTNEYLKGIVANLPEKPGIYQYLNTEGTIIYVGKAKNLKKRVYSYFSKEHEPGKTRVLVSKIADIRYIVVNTEEDALLLENNLIKKYKPRYNVLLKDDKTYPSICVQNEYFPRIFRTRKIIKNGSSYYGPYSHTPSMYAVLDLIKHLYPLRTCNLNLSPENIRAGKFNVCLEYHIKNCAGPCIGLQSHEDYLKNIDEIKEILKGNTQDISRILLEKMQALAAEMKFEEAQKVKEKYLLIENYRSKSEVVSSVLHNIDVFAIEEDEANSAFVNYLHITNGAINQAFTFEYKKKLNESKEELLTLGIIEMRERYKSQSREIIVPFELNLELNNIVFTVPQRGDKKKLLELSILNVKQYKADRLKQAEKLNPEQRSMRLMKEIQQELHLEKPPLQIECFDNSNIQGADAVAACVVFKKAKPSKKDYRKYNIKTVVGPDDYASMKEVVRRRYQRAIEESSPLPDLIITDGGKGQMEVVREVIEDELNLNIPIAGLAKDNRHRTSELLFGFPPQTIGIKQHSPLFRLLTQIQDEVHRFAISFHRDKRSKRQVASALDSIKGIGEKTKTALLKEFKSVKRIKEASLEEIAAIIGEAKAKTVKEGLSNESSKNE; from the coding sequence ATGAATGCAGAAATGGAAAGCAGAACCAATGAATATTTAAAAGGAATCGTAGCCAACCTCCCGGAGAAGCCAGGCATCTACCAATACCTGAATACGGAAGGGACGATTATATACGTTGGAAAGGCGAAAAATCTAAAGAAAAGAGTCTACTCCTATTTCAGCAAGGAGCACGAACCGGGAAAGACGCGAGTGCTTGTCAGCAAGATTGCCGATATACGCTATATCGTAGTCAATACGGAAGAAGACGCATTGCTGCTGGAGAATAATCTAATAAAGAAGTATAAGCCACGTTACAATGTCCTGCTGAAGGACGACAAGACATATCCTTCTATCTGTGTACAAAACGAGTATTTCCCCCGGATTTTCCGAACTAGAAAGATTATCAAAAACGGTTCTTCTTATTATGGACCGTATAGTCATACCCCGTCTATGTATGCGGTACTGGATTTGATAAAGCATCTGTATCCTTTACGCACTTGCAATCTGAACCTGAGTCCGGAGAATATACGGGCGGGGAAGTTCAACGTATGTCTGGAATATCACATCAAGAACTGCGCTGGTCCCTGTATCGGGTTGCAATCACACGAAGATTATCTTAAAAACATCGATGAAATCAAAGAAATCCTGAAAGGGAATACGCAAGATATCAGTCGTATACTACTGGAAAAGATGCAGGCGTTGGCAGCCGAGATGAAGTTTGAAGAGGCGCAGAAAGTGAAAGAGAAATATCTTCTGATAGAGAATTACCGTTCGAAATCCGAGGTGGTAAGTTCTGTATTACATAATATCGACGTGTTCGCTATCGAAGAGGACGAGGCTAATTCGGCTTTCGTCAATTATCTGCATATCACAAACGGTGCCATCAATCAGGCTTTCACGTTCGAATATAAAAAGAAGCTGAACGAATCAAAAGAGGAGCTTTTGACGCTTGGTATTATTGAAATGCGGGAACGCTACAAAAGCCAATCCAGAGAGATCATAGTGCCTTTTGAACTCAATTTGGAGTTAAATAATATCGTATTCACCGTTCCACAGCGGGGAGATAAGAAGAAGTTGCTGGAACTATCCATCTTAAACGTGAAGCAATACAAGGCCGACCGGCTGAAGCAGGCGGAAAAACTGAATCCTGAGCAGAGAAGTATGCGCCTGATGAAGGAGATACAACAGGAACTACACTTAGAAAAACCGCCTTTGCAGATTGAATGTTTCGATAACTCAAACATACAGGGGGCGGATGCGGTAGCGGCATGCGTTGTATTCAAAAAGGCGAAACCATCGAAGAAAGATTACCGGAAATACAATATAAAGACGGTTGTAGGGCCTGATGACTACGCTTCCATGAAAGAGGTTGTCAGAAGGCGTTATCAACGCGCTATTGAAGAAAGCTCTCCACTGCCCGACCTTATTATCACTGATGGTGGGAAAGGGCAAATGGAAGTTGTCAGAGAGGTTATTGAAGACGAACTGAACCTTAATATTCCCATTGCAGGATTGGCGAAAGACAATCGCCACCGCACATCAGAACTGCTTTTCGGATTTCCGCCACAGACTATCGGCATCAAGCAGCATAGTCCGTTGTTCCGTCTGCTGACGCAGATTCAGGATGAGGTGCACCGTTTTGCCATCAGTTTCCATCGTGATAAACGCAGCAAACGACAAGTTGCGTCCGCACTGGATAGCATCAAAGGGATCGGAGAAAAGACAAAAACTGCACTTTTGAAAGAGTTTAAGAGCGTAAAACGAATAAAAGAAGCCTCTTTGGAGGAGATTGCCGCTATCATCGGAGAAGCGAAAGCCAAGACCGTAAAAGAGGGATTAAGCAATGAATCATCAAAAAATGAATAA
- a CDS encoding adenine phosphoribosyltransferase — protein sequence MIMSKETLIKSIREIPNFPIPGILFYDVTTLFKDPWCLQELSNIMYEMYKDKGITKVVGIESRGFIMGPILATRLNAGFIPIRKPGKLPAETLEESYDKEYGKDTVQIHKDALDENDVILLHDDLLATGGTMKAACELVKKLKPKKVYVNFIIELKDLNGKSVFGDDVEVESVLSL from the coding sequence ATGATTATGAGCAAAGAAACGCTAATTAAAAGCATTCGGGAAATACCAAATTTTCCTATTCCCGGAATCCTGTTCTATGATGTTACCACTTTATTCAAAGACCCATGGTGCCTACAGGAATTATCGAACATCATGTATGAAATGTATAAAGATAAAGGCATCACCAAAGTGGTAGGTATAGAATCAAGAGGCTTCATCATGGGACCTATCCTGGCTACCCGGCTGAATGCAGGTTTCATCCCTATCCGGAAACCCGGCAAACTTCCTGCCGAAACGCTTGAAGAAAGCTATGACAAGGAATACGGGAAAGACACTGTGCAAATTCATAAAGACGCATTGGATGAAAACGACGTAATCCTCCTACACGATGACTTACTGGCAACAGGCGGCACCATGAAAGCAGCCTGCGAACTGGTAAAGAAGCTGAAACCCAAAAAGGTATATGTAAACTTCATCATCGAATTGAAAGACCTGAATGGTAAATCTGTATTCGGAGATGATGTAGAAGTAGAATCCGTATTGTCTTTATAA